From the Thermus brockianus genome, the window GGTGGCCCCGGCCAGCGTGGTCATCCTGGGGGGCGGTACCGTGGGCACCAACGCCGCCAAGATCGCCTTGGGGATGGGGGCCCAGGTGACCATCCTGGACGTGAACCACAAGCGCCTCCAGTACCTGGACGACGTGTTTGGCGGCCGGGTGGTGACCCTCACCGCCACCGAGGCCAACATCAAGAAGAGCATCCAGCACGCCGACCTCCTCATCGGGGCCGTCCTGGTGCCGGGGGCCAAGGCGCCCAAGCTGGTGACCCGGGACATGCTCCCCCTCATGAAGGAGGGCTCGGTCATCGTGGACGTGGCCGTGGACCAGGGGGGGTGCGTGGAGACCATCCACCCCACCACCCACGCCGAGCCCACCTATGTGGTGGACGGGGTGGTGCACTACGGGGTGGCCAACATGCCGGGGGCGGTGCCCCGTACCTCCACCTTCGCCCTCACCAACCAAACCCTGCCCTATGTGCTCAAGTTGGCGGAGAAGGGCTTGGAGGCCCTCTTGGAAGACGGGGCCCTCTTGAAGGGGCTCAACACCCATAAGGGCCTCCTCACCCACCCAGGGGTGGCGGAGGCCTTTGGCCTTCCCTACACGCCTCCCGAGGAGGCCTTAAGGAGGTAGCGTGCAAGGGCGTGTGACGGTGACGGAAACCGCCTTGGCTTCCTTGTTGGCCTTGGCGGCCCACGAGGTGCCGGGGGTGGTGGGCATGGCCCCGGCGGGCCTTAAGGAACAGGTGGTGCGCATCCTGGGGCGGCAGGAGGCGAGCGAGGGGGTGGTGGTCCGCCCGGACCCCACGAACCCGGGCAAGTACGCCGCCGACTTCTACGTGGTGGTCGCCTTGGGGGCCCGCATCCCCACGGTGGTGGAGTCCTTGGCGGAGCGGGTGGCCTTCGCCGCCAAGCACCTGGCAGGGGTGGAGCTTTCCCAGGTGCGGGTGCACGTGGTGGGGGTGGGGCGTGCGTAACTGGGCCCCAGGCGAGCTGGCCGAGGCCTTCCGCTACGCCACGGACTGGTTCCGGGTGTACGTGGAAGAGCTCAACGCCCTCAACGTTTACCCGGTGCCGGATGGGGATACGGGCACCAACATGCACCTCACCCTGCAGTCCGCCCGGCGGGAGTTGGACCTGGCCGACACCTCCAAGATGGCCGAGGTGGCCCGGGCCATCGCCTACGGGAGCCTCTTGGGGGCCCGGGGGAATAGCGGGGTTATCCTTTCCCAGATCCTGAAGGGCTTCGCCGAGGCCCTTCGCAAAAAGGAGGCCCTGGACCCCCCCACCCTGGTGGAAGCCCTGCGCCTGGGGGCGGAAACGGGCTACAAGGCGGTGATGAAGCCCGTGGAGGGCACCATCCTCACCGTGGCCCGGGCGGCGGGGGAGGGGGCGAAGGGGGATACCCTCGAGGCCGTCCTCACCTCCGCCCTGGAGGCGGCCCGGGAGGCCTTGGCCCGCACCCCGGAGCTCCTTCCCGTGCTCAAGCAGGCGGGGGTGGTGGACGCCGGGGGGGCGGGGTACGTGCGCTTTTTGGAGGGCATTCAAGGCTATGCCCTGAAGCTTCCCCTTCCCGAGCCCCCCAAGGTGGAGCGCTACGCCCAGACCGCCTTCGCCACCGAGGAGTTCGGCTATTGCACGGAGTTCCTCATGGAAGGGGTGGAGGTGCCCATTGAGAGGATCCGGGAGGCGGTGGCGCCCTTTGGGGATTCCCTCCTGGTGGTGGGGGCGGAAGGCTACGTGAAGGGGCACATCCACACCGACGACCCCGATGGCCTTCTCGCCGCCGTGGCCCGCTTTGGCCGCATGGTGCGGACCAAGGTGGAGGACATGCGCGAGCAGCACACGGAGATCCTGGCCATGGCCGGGGCTTCCGAGGTACCCCCGCCCCCCACGGGCCTGGTGGCCGTGGCCCTGGGGCACGGGGTGGCCCGGGTATTCCGCAGCCTGGGGGCGCGGGTGGTGGCGGGGGGGCAGACGCAAAACCCCAGCGTGGAGGACCTCCTTTCCGCCATCCGAAGCGTGCCTAGCCCCAAGGTCATCCTCCTGCCCAACAACCCCAACGTCTTCCTGGCGGCGGAGGAGGCGGCCAGGCTGGCCCGGGAGGCGGGCAAGGAGGTCTACGTCCTAAAAACCCGCACCCTGGGCCAGGGCCTGGCGGCGGCGGTGCGCTACCTCCCCGAGGCGGAGCCGGAGGAGCTCCTTCCCGAGATGGAGGAGGCGGCCAAGGGGGCGGTGACCCTCGATGTCACCTGGGCCAGCCGGGATGCGGAGGTGGATGGGCTTAAGGTCCTGAAGGACAAGCCCATCGGCCTTTTGGACGGGAAGCTCGTCCTGGTGGGGGAAACGCCGGAGGAGGTTTTAGAGGGCCTTGTGCGCCTGGCCAAGGAGGGGAAGGAGGTCCTCACCCTCTTCCTCGGCCCCAACACCCCCATGGAGAAGGCGGAGGAGGTGGCGGGCCGCTTCCCCGAGCTTGCCGTGGAGATCCTGCCGGGGGGGCCGGACCTCTACGCCTACCTGGGGGTCTTGGAGTAGCTAAAGGAATCCCTAAGCCATCCCCCTTTCCCTAGGGTTATCCTGAGGGGAAAGGGGGTTTTATGGGGCGCCTAGGTTTGGGACTTGACTTCTCTTGTTGCTGGCTTTGGCCGGGTGTGGCCTCGAGGCCGCACCCCCGGTGAGCGGGGACCTCCCGGTGGGAGGCTTCGCCATCGCCGACCTCCCCCCCGCCCAGGAAAGCGGGGGCCAGCTGAGGCCCGGGGTGAAGGTGTACCGCATCGCCCCTTCCGCCACCCAGGCCGTGCAGATAGCGGCGGTTTCCGCCACCTTGCAACTGAGCGGCCGGCTCCGCCTCGTCCTCTTGGACGCCCGGGGCGTGGTCCAAGCGGTGAGCGTGGCCCGGAACTGGTTCGCCGCCTACCCCGAGCTTACCCCCCTGGCCCTCCGACCCCAGATCACCCTGGACCCCGGCTACCGCCTGAACTTTAAGGGCGAGGGGGGGCAGGTCTACTACCTCCGGGTGGAGAACTACGCCCTAAGCGAGGACCGGGTGACCCTCTACGCCGAGGCCTTCACCCCCAACCCCGAAGGGCAAGGAGAGGCCTTCCTTTCGGGGACGAAAACGGGGGCCATAGAGTTTGTGGGCGAGTTTGACCTTTACAACGTAGCCTCGGCCTCGGCCACGGACTACTTGCGCTTCACCTATACGGGCCCCCTGGACCTGGTGGCCCTGCTCTATAACAGCCGGGAGGACCTCTACCCCCGGGTCCTGGACCCGGTGGCGAACTGCGCCCCCGTGTCCCCGGCCACGCTTTTGGAGGTGCGGGACCGGGGCTTGGTGCGGGCGGGGTTTAACGAGGAGGGAAGCGGGCGGTACACCCTCACCCTCTCCGGCACCCCCTGCCCGTAGCCCCTTTGAGGAGGATGAGGCTAAGCTAAAGAGTCCTTAGTGTTTTCTAATCAACCCCCGCCAGAAGTTGTCCCTATCTGGCGGGATTTTTAAAATATTAAAACGAATCTAAAAGGCTCAGCGCCCTACTCCATGAGGGAAAGCCCTCATGGTTCTCAGAGACCTCCTGGCTTTGTCCGCATACTTGGGGGCGCTATGCGGGGTTTAGCCACGGCGCTCCTCTTGGCCCTCGCCATTGCGGGGGGCTTCGCCCAGGAGGCGAAAAGGGTCCTGGTTCTCCAGGCCACGGCCTACACTTCCAGCGTCCGGGAAACCGACGCCACACCTTTTGTGACCGCCACGGGGATGCGCACCCGGCTTGGGGTTTTGGCGGTGAGCCGGGACCTCCTCAAGGTGCTTCCCTACGGGACCAAGGTGCGCCTTCGCGACCTAGGGAGCGTGTACGGGAGGGGAAAGGGCCAGTTTGACTACCTCTTCCAAGGCCGCATCTTCGTGGTGGCGGACGTGATGCACCCTAGGATGCGGGAAAAGGTGGACGTCTGGCTCCCCGACCGGGCCACGGCGGTGCGCTTTGGCCGCCGCTTGGTGGAGCTGGTGGTGGTGGAGTACCCTAGGCGCTAGGTATCCTGGCGTCGTGCGCTTCGCCCTCTTCCTCGCCTGGGCCCACCTAAAGCGAAGACCGCTTCAGACCGCCTTGGCCCTTTTAGGGGTGGGGGTGGGGGTGGCGGTGCTCCTCGCCGCCCTTTCCCTCACCAACGGTTTCGTGAGCGGCCTGGTCCGGGCCACGCTCAAGGCCTATCCCCACCTGGTCCTCTTTAGCCTTGGGGCGGAGCTTCCACCCCTCCCCCTCCACCCCGAGGTGGAGCACGCTGCGCCCTTCGCCGCCACCAAGGCCCTCCTCACCCGCCCGGCGGAAGGGGCCCGGGGGCCCGGGGTGGACTTTGCCACCCTGGTGGGCCTGGGGGAAGGGGGAGAGGCCCTCTACCCCGAGCTCGGCCTGAGCCTGGAGCCCGGGGGCATCTACCTGGGCTCGGCCCTGATGCAGTCCTTGGGGGCGGTGGTGGGGGACCGGATCTATGCCCTCTCCGCTACCCAGGAGCGGGTGGCGCTTCGGGTCTTGGGGTCCTTTCGCACGGGGAACTACCTTCTGGACGCCGGTTACGCCTTCGTGGACCTGAAGGCTGTGGAAAAGCTTTCGGGCCTAAAAGCCCAGGGCTACCAGGTGCGGCTGAAGGACCCCTGGCGGGCCAAGGAGGTGGGGCTCGCCCTGGCGGGTACCCGCTTCTTCCCCCAGGCCTGGCAGGACACCCAGCGCACCCTCTTGGAGCAACTCTCCCTCCAAAAGCGGGTCTTGGGCATCCTGGTCTTCCTCATCGTGGCCGTGGCTGCCCTGGGGGTGGCGAACCTCCTGGTGCTCAAGGTGGTGGAGAAGACCCCAGAGATCGCCCTCCTCCGGGCCATGGGCGCCTCCAGGACCACCGTGGGCTTGGTGTTCGCCCTCGAGGGGGTCTTTTTGGGGGCGGGGGGCGTTCTCCTGGGCAACCTTCTCGGCTACCTCCTTTGCCTCTACCTGGCCCTTCGGCCTTTGGACCTCCCGGGGGAGCTCTACTTCCTCACCCATTTGCCGGTGGAGATGCGCCTTTCGGACTTCTTGGTGGTGAGTGGGGCAAGCCTTCTCGCCACCTTCCTCTCCTCCCTCCTTCCCCTTTTCCGTGCCCTCCGGGTCCAACCCGGGGTGGTCCTGCGGTAGTTGCGCAAGCGGGGCTTGTATCCTAAACTCTTCTGGGCGGGCCGGTGTAGCTCAGCGGTAGAGCAACCGCCTCGTAAGCGGTAGGCCGCCGGTTCAAATCCGGCCACCGGCTCCAAAAGCCCCCGCCTGCGGGCGGGGGTCTTTTTTGGAGGACTTTACCCACATCTCCGTTTCGTGGTAAATCTCCCCTTGCGGGCGCAGCCCGTATCTGGTACCGGGGGTGATCCATGGACATGCTCAAGGTGGCCGAGGCCAGGCTCCAGGAGTTCACGGGCCGTTTTGCGAGCGTTTTCCCCCGATAAGCGCCTCCACCGACGGTTTGAAGAGGTGGTGCGGGGCGCCTTGGCCGCAGGCTCAGCCCGGGTGAGCGAGATGGTGGCCTCGCTCCCTTCTCCCCTCCAGAACCGCTTCCACCAGGCCAAAGCCCTTTACCGCTTCCTGTCCAACCCACGGGTGGAGGCAGAAGCCCTCCTTGACCGGGTCTATCAGGAGAGCGCGACTGCCCTGGAGGGTGAGGAGGTTCTGGTCCTCCTGGACCTGAGCCCGGTGGCCAAGCCCTATGCCCGGGCCCTGGAGGGGATAGCCCGGGTGGGGAAGGATAGGCGGCCCGGGTACGAGCTCCTCACCGCCCTGGGGTTGGACCCCGCGGGGCGGCTGGCCCTGGGGTACGCCCACCTGGTGGCCTACGGGGAGAGGGGGTTTGCCAGCCTGCCCAAGGAGGTGGAGGGAGCCATTGAGGCGGCCCGGGAGCGATTGGGGGGCGTGGGCAGGAGGCTGGTGTATGTGGCGGACCGGGGGTTTGACGACCGGAAGGTGTTTGGGCAGGTGCTGGCCCTGGGGGAGGAGTTCGTGGTGCGGGTCTACCGGGACCGGAAGCTTGGGGAGGGGGGTTCTCTGGCGAAGGTGGCTTCTTCCCTGGCCCTTCCCTGTGGGGAGGAGGTGGAGCTGAGGGTAGGGGGCAGGTACCAGCGGGTGCGGCTCCACTTCGGATGGAGGGAGGTGGAGGTGGAGGGGAGGCGGCTCCACCTGGTGGTCTGCCGGGTGCCAGCCCTGGGGCGGCGTGGGGAGTGGTGGCTACTGACCAGCTTGCCGGTGAGGGGGAGGGAGGAGGCGGCGCAGGTGGTGGAGGCGTACCGCAGGCGGTGGGAGGTGGAGCGGTTCTTCCGGCTTTTGAAGACGGGGCTGGGGCTTGAGACCTTCCAGGTGCGGGGGCTTGCCCGGATCCGGAAGGTGGTGGCGGTTTTGCTGGGGCTGGCGGTGTTCCTTTGGGAAGTTGAGCGGTTGGGGGATCCGTTCAAGGGGTTTCTTTTGCAGCTCGGGGGCAAGCTGGGGCTGCCCAGCGAGAGGGATGGTCCGTACCTGCTCCTGAGGGGCCTGGTTCGCCTGCTCAACTATGAAGTCACCCAAGAACTCTTGAAGCAGGCTAAGGGAGGGCGAGGAAGGAGTTTTGGGTAAAGCCCTGTTTTTTGCGCTTGCCAAAAGGGCTAGAGCCGTGTACACTAGGCAAGTTGAGGGCCCTCAGGGCCAGCCCCTGGTCCTGAGGGTGGTGCCCTGTGCGGGCTAAACCGGGAATCTTCCCGGGTGGATCTTGAGAACATGGGGGCAAGTCCAAGAAGAAGGGAGTGGTGGCACTGCCGACGATCAACCAGCTGGTCAGAAAGGGCCGCGAGAAGGTCCAAAAGAAGAGCAAGGTTCCGGCCTTGAAGGGCTCGCCCTTCCGCCGGGGGGTGTGCACGGTGGTGCGCACGGTCACCCCCAAGAAGCCCAACTCCGCCTTGCGGAAGGTGGCCAAGGTGCGCCTCACCTCGGGGTACGAGGTCACTGCCTACATCCCCGGCGAGGGGCACAACCTCCAGGAGCACTCCGTGGTCCTTATCCGGGGCGGCCGTGTGAAGGACCTTCCGGGTGTGCGCTACCACATCGTCCGTGGGGTCTACGATACCCAGGGCGTGAAGGACCGGAAGAAGAGCCGCTCCAAGTACGGGACCAAGAGGCCCAAGGAGACGAAGGGCGCGGCCCCGGCCAAGAAGAAGTAGGTGAGCTATGGCGCGGAGAAGAAGAGCAGAGGTACGCCAACTCCAGCCCGACCTGGTCTACGGGGATGTGGTGGTGTCGGCCTTCATCAACAAGATCATGCGGGACGGGAAGAAGAACCTGGCCGCCCGCATCTTCTACGAGGCTTGCCGCATCATCCAGGAAAAGACCGGGCAGGAGCCTTTGAAGATCTTTAAGCAGGCGGTGGAGAACGTAAAGCCCCGCATGGAGGTGCGTTCCCGCCGTGTGGGTGGGGCCAACTACCAGGTGCCCATGGAGGTGTCCCCCCGCAGGCAGCAGTCCTTGGCCCTGCGCTGGCTGGTGCAGGCGGCCAACCAGCGCCCCGAGCGCGGCGCTGCGGTGCGCATCGCCCACGAGCTCATGGACGCCGCCGAGGGCAAGGGCGGGGCGGTCAAGAAAAAGGAGGACGTGGAGCGCATGGCCGAGGCCAACCGCGCCTACGCCCATTACCGGTGGTAAGCCATGGCGGTTAAGGTAGCGTACGACCTAAAAAGGCTCCGCAACATCGGCATCGCCGCGCACATTGACGCCGGCAAGACCACCACCACCGAGCGCATCCTCTACTACACCGGCAAGATCCACAAGATCGGCGAGGTGCACGAGGGCGCGGCCACCATGGACTTCATGGAGCAGGAGCGGGAGCGGGGCATCACCATCACCGCCGCCGTGACTACCTGCTTCTGGAAGGACCACCGCATCAACATCATTGATACCCCCGGGCACGTGGACTTCACCATTGAGGTGGAGCGCTCCATGCGGGTGCTGGACGGGGCCATCGTGGTCTTTGACTCCAGCCAAGGGGTGGAGCCCCAGTCGGAGACCGTCTGGCGCCAGGCGGAGAAGTACAAGGTGCCCCGCATCGCCTTTGCCAACAAGATGGACAAGACGGGGGCGGACCTGTGGCTGGTGATCCGCACCATGGAGGAGCGCCTGGGGGCGCGCCCGGTGGTGATGCAACTTCCCATCGGCCGGGAGGACACCTTCTCGGGGATTATTGACGTGCTCCGGATGAAGGCCTACACCTACGGCAACGACCTGGGCACGGACATCCGGGAGATCCCCATCCCCGAGGAGTACCAGGACCAGGCCCGGGAGTACCACGAGAAGCTCATTGAGGTCGCCGCCGACTTTGACGAGAACATCATGCTCAAGTACCTCGAGGGCGAAGAGCCCACGGAGGAAGAGCTGGTGGCGGCCATCCGCAAGGGCACCATTGACATCAAGATCACCCCGGTGTTCCTGGGCTCGGCCCTGAAGAACAAGGGTGTCCAGCTCCTCCTGGATGCCGTGGTGGATTACCTGCCCTCCCCCTTGGACATCCCCCCCATCCGGGGCACCACGCCGGAGGGGGAGGAGGTGGAGATCCACCCCGACCCCGATGGCCCCCTGGCGGCCCTGGCCTTCAAGATCATGGCCGACCCCTACGTGGGCCGCCTCACCTTCATCCGCGTCTACTCCGGCACCATCACCTCGGGCTCCTACGTGTACAACACCACCAAGGGGCGCAAGGAGCGGGTGGCCCGGCTCCTTAGGATGCACGCCAACCACCGGGAAGAGGTGGAGGAGCTCAAGGCCGGGGACCTGGGGGCGGTGGTGGGCCTGAAGGAAACCATCACCGGGGATACCCTGGTGGGCGAGGATGCCCCCCGGGTGGTCCTGGAGTCCATTGAGGTCCCGGAGCCGGTCATAGACGTGGCCATTGAGCCCAAGACCAAGGCGGACCAGGACAAGCTTTCCCAGGCCCTGGCCCGCCTGGCGGAGGAAGACCCCACCTTCCGCGTGTCCACCCACCCCGAGACCGGCCAGACCATCATCTCCGGGATGGGAGAGCTCCACCTGGAGATCATCGTGGACCGGCTCAAGCGGGAGTTTAAGGTGGACGCCAACGTGGGCAAGCCCCAGGTGGCCTACCGGGAGACCATCACCCGCCCCGTGGACGTGGAGGGCAAGTTCATCCGCCAGACCGGTGGCCGTGGCCAGTACGGCCACGTGAAGATCAAGGCCGAGCCCCTGCCCCGGGGTTCCGGCTTTGAGTTCGTCAACGCCATCGTGGGCGGCGTGATCCCCAAGGAGTACATCCCCGCCGTGCAGAAGGGCATTGAGGAGGCCATGCAGTCGGGTCCCCTCATCGGCTTCCCCGTGGTGGACGTCAAGGTAACCCTCTACGACGGCTCCTACCACGAGGTGGACTCCTCGGAAATGGCCTTCAAGATCGCCGGCTCCATGGCCATCAAGGAGGCGGTGCAGAAGGGGGACCCGGTGATCCTCGAGCCCATCATGCGGGTGGAGGTCACCACGCCCGAGGAGTACATGGGGGACGTCATCGGCGACCTGAACTCCCGCCGGGGCCAGATCCTGGGGATGGAGCCCCGGGGCAACGCCCAGGTGATCCGGGCCTACGTGCCCCTGGCGGAGATGTTCGGCTACGCCACCGATCTAAGGTCCAAGACCCAAGGCAGGGGCTCCTTCGTCATGTTCTTCGATCACTACCAGGAGGTCCCCAAGCAGGTGCAGGAGAAGCTCATCAAGGGGCAGTAAGGACGCTTTAGGGGTGGGCCTTAGGGCCCACCCGTGTTTGCCGAA encodes:
- the ald gene encoding alanine dehydrogenase, which produces MIIGVPKEIKTLENRVALTPGGVESLVKRGHTVWVERGAGVGSGLSDAEYERAGAQLVSREEAWKAEMVVKVKEPLPEEYPFLRDGLILFTYLHLAADRTLTEAMLRSGVTGIAYETVQLPDGSLPLLVPMSEVAGRMAPQVGAQFLEKPHGGRGVLLGGVPGVAPASVVILGGGTVGTNAAKIALGMGAQVTILDVNHKRLQYLDDVFGGRVVTLTATEANIKKSIQHADLLIGAVLVPGAKAPKLVTRDMLPLMKEGSVIVDVAVDQGGCVETIHPTTHAEPTYVVDGVVHYGVANMPGAVPRTSTFALTNQTLPYVLKLAEKGLEALLEDGALLKGLNTHKGLLTHPGVAEAFGLPYTPPEEALRR
- a CDS encoding Asp23/Gls24 family envelope stress response protein: MQGRVTVTETALASLLALAAHEVPGVVGMAPAGLKEQVVRILGRQEASEGVVVRPDPTNPGKYAADFYVVVALGARIPTVVESLAERVAFAAKHLAGVELSQVRVHVVGVGRA
- a CDS encoding DAK2 domain-containing protein, which encodes MRNWAPGELAEAFRYATDWFRVYVEELNALNVYPVPDGDTGTNMHLTLQSARRELDLADTSKMAEVARAIAYGSLLGARGNSGVILSQILKGFAEALRKKEALDPPTLVEALRLGAETGYKAVMKPVEGTILTVARAAGEGAKGDTLEAVLTSALEAAREALARTPELLPVLKQAGVVDAGGAGYVRFLEGIQGYALKLPLPEPPKVERYAQTAFATEEFGYCTEFLMEGVEVPIERIREAVAPFGDSLLVVGAEGYVKGHIHTDDPDGLLAAVARFGRMVRTKVEDMREQHTEILAMAGASEVPPPPTGLVAVALGHGVARVFRSLGARVVAGGQTQNPSVEDLLSAIRSVPSPKVILLPNNPNVFLAAEEAARLAREAGKEVYVLKTRTLGQGLAAAVRYLPEAEPEELLPEMEEAAKGAVTLDVTWASRDAEVDGLKVLKDKPIGLLDGKLVLVGETPEEVLEGLVRLAKEGKEVLTLFLGPNTPMEKAEEVAGRFPELAVEILPGGPDLYAYLGVLE
- a CDS encoding 3D domain-containing protein encodes the protein MRGLATALLLALAIAGGFAQEAKRVLVLQATAYTSSVRETDATPFVTATGMRTRLGVLAVSRDLLKVLPYGTKVRLRDLGSVYGRGKGQFDYLFQGRIFVVADVMHPRMREKVDVWLPDRATAVRFGRRLVELVVVEYPRR
- a CDS encoding ABC transporter permease, with protein sequence MRFALFLAWAHLKRRPLQTALALLGVGVGVAVLLAALSLTNGFVSGLVRATLKAYPHLVLFSLGAELPPLPLHPEVEHAAPFAATKALLTRPAEGARGPGVDFATLVGLGEGGEALYPELGLSLEPGGIYLGSALMQSLGAVVGDRIYALSATQERVALRVLGSFRTGNYLLDAGYAFVDLKAVEKLSGLKAQGYQVRLKDPWRAKEVGLALAGTRFFPQAWQDTQRTLLEQLSLQKRVLGILVFLIVAVAALGVANLLVLKVVEKTPEIALLRAMGASRTTVGLVFALEGVFLGAGGVLLGNLLGYLLCLYLALRPLDLPGELYFLTHLPVEMRLSDFLVVSGASLLATFLSSLLPLFRALRVQPGVVLR
- a CDS encoding transposase; this encodes MRGALAAGSARVSEMVASLPSPLQNRFHQAKALYRFLSNPRVEAEALLDRVYQESATALEGEEVLVLLDLSPVAKPYARALEGIARVGKDRRPGYELLTALGLDPAGRLALGYAHLVAYGERGFASLPKEVEGAIEAARERLGGVGRRLVYVADRGFDDRKVFGQVLALGEEFVVRVYRDRKLGEGGSLAKVASSLALPCGEEVELRVGGRYQRVRLHFGWREVEVEGRRLHLVVCRVPALGRRGEWWLLTSLPVRGREEAAQVVEAYRRRWEVERFFRLLKTGLGLETFQVRGLARIRKVVAVLLGLAVFLWEVERLGDPFKGFLLQLGGKLGLPSERDGPYLLLRGLVRLLNYEVTQELLKQAKGGRGRSFG
- the rpsL gene encoding 30S ribosomal protein S12 — protein: MPTINQLVRKGREKVQKKSKVPALKGSPFRRGVCTVVRTVTPKKPNSALRKVAKVRLTSGYEVTAYIPGEGHNLQEHSVVLIRGGRVKDLPGVRYHIVRGVYDTQGVKDRKKSRSKYGTKRPKETKGAAPAKKK
- the rpsG gene encoding 30S ribosomal protein S7; amino-acid sequence: MARRRRAEVRQLQPDLVYGDVVVSAFINKIMRDGKKNLAARIFYEACRIIQEKTGQEPLKIFKQAVENVKPRMEVRSRRVGGANYQVPMEVSPRRQQSLALRWLVQAANQRPERGAAVRIAHELMDAAEGKGGAVKKKEDVERMAEANRAYAHYRW
- the fusA gene encoding elongation factor G, whose protein sequence is MAVKVAYDLKRLRNIGIAAHIDAGKTTTTERILYYTGKIHKIGEVHEGAATMDFMEQERERGITITAAVTTCFWKDHRINIIDTPGHVDFTIEVERSMRVLDGAIVVFDSSQGVEPQSETVWRQAEKYKVPRIAFANKMDKTGADLWLVIRTMEERLGARPVVMQLPIGREDTFSGIIDVLRMKAYTYGNDLGTDIREIPIPEEYQDQAREYHEKLIEVAADFDENIMLKYLEGEEPTEEELVAAIRKGTIDIKITPVFLGSALKNKGVQLLLDAVVDYLPSPLDIPPIRGTTPEGEEVEIHPDPDGPLAALAFKIMADPYVGRLTFIRVYSGTITSGSYVYNTTKGRKERVARLLRMHANHREEVEELKAGDLGAVVGLKETITGDTLVGEDAPRVVLESIEVPEPVIDVAIEPKTKADQDKLSQALARLAEEDPTFRVSTHPETGQTIISGMGELHLEIIVDRLKREFKVDANVGKPQVAYRETITRPVDVEGKFIRQTGGRGQYGHVKIKAEPLPRGSGFEFVNAIVGGVIPKEYIPAVQKGIEEAMQSGPLIGFPVVDVKVTLYDGSYHEVDSSEMAFKIAGSMAIKEAVQKGDPVILEPIMRVEVTTPEEYMGDVIGDLNSRRGQILGMEPRGNAQVIRAYVPLAEMFGYATDLRSKTQGRGSFVMFFDHYQEVPKQVQEKLIKGQ